One genomic window of Syntrophorhabdaceae bacterium includes the following:
- a CDS encoding CusA/CzcA family heavy metal efflux RND transporter, whose amino-acid sequence MIKHIIELCAKNRLVTIIFVVIFAGWGYWTLIRCPLDALPDLSDTQVIVYTDWPGRSPDLVEDQITYPITATLLAAPKVEAVRGFSFLGSSFIYVIFKDGTDIYWARSRVLEYLQAVKGKIPADVNPVLGPDSSGVGWGFSYAVVDETGGQDLSGLRSIQDYNIKLALESVPGVSQVASIGGFVKQYQVVIDPNRLLSYGIPINKVIEVIRKSNSDIEGRVVEFSGAEYAVRGRGYIKSLEDLETVPVGSDGSGTPVFLRDVAKIRLGPEIRRGVADLDGRGEVAGGIVVVRYGENVLNVIKRVKERIKRDIEPSLPKGVKIVTTYDRSDLIYQAVGTLWNEIAKLLIAVSVVCIVFLFHLPSAIIVILTLPGAILISFIFLYYLNVTSNIMSLSGIAISIGVLVDASIIMVENAHKKLEEAQLRTPDSEPRIRIIIEAAKEVGPSLFFTLIVITVAFLPVFTLQGQAGRLFRPLAYAKTFAMLGASCLAITLTPTLMTLFIKGRIRPEQSNPLNRILQQIYEPVVRFSLRRQKTVIIGAAVLVLITAYPFIKLGREFMPPLYEGALFYMPVTTPGVSISEAASLLQLQDKILKGIPEVAQVFGKAGRAETATDPAPLEMFETTINLKPRKEWRAGMTVDKLTAEMNDALTIPGVSNAFTMPIKARIDMLSTGIRTPLGLKIFGPDVREIERLGIALETVLKDVPHTRSVYAERVNTGYFIDIAVKRHEAARYNLTVDDVNEIIQSSIGGLNVTTTIEGRGRYPVNVRYARELRSDID is encoded by the coding sequence ATAAAACATATCATTGAACTATGCGCGAAAAACAGGCTTGTAACGATCATTTTTGTTGTTATCTTTGCAGGCTGGGGATACTGGACCCTCATAAGATGCCCGCTCGATGCCCTGCCGGACCTGAGCGACACCCAGGTGATCGTCTATACCGATTGGCCCGGGAGAAGCCCTGACCTCGTGGAAGATCAGATCACCTATCCCATTACCGCTACTCTCCTGGCAGCGCCGAAAGTCGAGGCGGTAAGGGGCTTTTCTTTTCTCGGCAGTTCTTTTATCTATGTCATCTTCAAAGATGGAACGGACATCTACTGGGCGCGAAGCAGGGTCCTCGAATATCTCCAGGCAGTGAAAGGAAAAATACCGGCAGACGTAAACCCCGTCCTGGGGCCTGATTCCTCCGGTGTAGGGTGGGGATTTTCTTACGCTGTGGTCGATGAGACCGGCGGGCAGGATCTCTCCGGGCTCCGATCAATCCAGGACTACAATATAAAATTGGCCCTTGAGAGCGTTCCCGGCGTGTCGCAGGTTGCAAGTATCGGCGGTTTTGTCAAACAGTATCAGGTCGTTATTGATCCGAACCGGCTGCTTTCTTACGGCATACCTATCAACAAGGTCATTGAGGTCATAAGAAAAAGCAACAGTGACATCGAAGGAAGGGTAGTGGAATTCTCAGGAGCCGAGTACGCGGTCAGGGGAAGGGGGTATATCAAGAGCCTGGAGGACCTGGAAACCGTTCCTGTGGGCAGTGACGGATCGGGAACCCCTGTTTTTTTAAGGGATGTCGCAAAGATCCGTTTAGGCCCGGAGATACGCAGGGGTGTCGCAGACCTTGACGGCAGGGGTGAAGTGGCAGGCGGTATCGTCGTTGTCAGGTATGGTGAAAACGTACTGAACGTCATCAAAAGAGTGAAGGAAAGGATCAAGCGTGATATTGAGCCAAGCCTGCCAAAAGGGGTCAAGATCGTCACGACCTACGACAGGTCAGACCTCATATACCAGGCAGTAGGTACCCTGTGGAATGAGATCGCAAAGCTCCTCATCGCCGTCAGCGTTGTCTGTATAGTCTTTCTCTTCCATCTCCCCAGTGCCATTATTGTTATCCTCACCCTGCCCGGGGCCATCCTTATTTCTTTCATCTTCCTCTACTATCTGAATGTTACCTCAAATATTATGAGCTTAAGCGGTATCGCCATCTCTATCGGTGTCCTCGTTGATGCCTCTATTATCATGGTCGAAAACGCGCATAAGAAGCTGGAAGAAGCACAACTCCGAACCCCGGACTCCGAACCCCGAATTCGTATCATCATTGAAGCAGCGAAAGAGGTCGGCCCTTCCCTTTTCTTTACCCTCATCGTTATTACAGTAGCTTTCCTGCCGGTCTTTACCCTCCAGGGCCAGGCAGGGAGGCTTTTCAGGCCTCTCGCATACGCAAAGACGTTCGCAATGCTCGGGGCGTCATGCCTTGCCATCACCCTGACACCAACCCTCATGACACTTTTCATAAAAGGCAGGATACGGCCCGAACAAAGCAACCCGCTGAACCGCATTTTACAGCAAATCTATGAGCCGGTGGTACGTTTCAGCCTGCGGAGGCAGAAAACGGTGATCATCGGCGCTGCCGTTCTGGTGCTCATCACTGCCTACCCATTTATCAAGCTGGGAAGGGAATTTATGCCTCCCCTCTATGAGGGCGCCCTCTTCTATATGCCCGTAACAACCCCGGGGGTTTCCATTTCAGAAGCTGCTTCTCTCCTTCAGCTCCAGGATAAGATCCTGAAAGGGATACCCGAAGTGGCACAGGTATTCGGCAAGGCCGGCAGGGCCGAAACAGCCACTGATCCGGCGCCGCTGGAGATGTTCGAGACTACGATCAACCTGAAGCCCAGGAAAGAGTGGCGGGCAGGTATGACCGTCGACAAACTTACTGCGGAGATGAATGACGCACTCACAATACCGGGGGTTTCCAACGCATTTACCATGCCCATAAAGGCAAGGATCGATATGCTCTCAACAGGTATCAGGACCCCTCTTGGGCTCAAGATATTCGGTCCCGATGTTCGGGAAATCGAGCGGCTTGGTATTGCCCTTGAAACAGTATTAAAGGATGTGCCGCATACGAGAAGTGTCTATGCCGAGAGGGTAAATACAGGATATTTTATCGACATTGCCGTAAAACGTCATGAGGCAGCCCGTTATAACCTCACTGTCGATGACGTAAACGAGATTATCCAATCATCCATCGGCGGTCTTAATGTGACCACCACTATCGAAGGAAGGGGGCGTTATCCCGTCAATGTCCGCTATGCAAGGGAATTGCGGAGCGACATTGAC